The DNA window agaaaaatctcttaagCAAGCACACAATTTTAGTCAATAGTTTCACCATACCCTAGCTTTGTTATGCAACCCTTGTTACCACTGACCAACTTCGTTGTGAAAATGTGAATGGAAAATTACAGAAATACtctatattttgaaattacagTTCATAGTAGCATAATGAAATCTCACTGTATCCTGTCTGGAACATGAATCATCTTTCTGTCCTGTATATTCACTCTGTACGTATGACTGGCATGGCAGATTAGTCAGCATTTTGCCACAATTGTCCCATCTTATTACTGTTGTCATTAATTTCTTACTGAAAAACCTTCAGTTGTCATAGATGTATAGACACACAGTATGCTGAGCATTTGTTATTTCTGTTTCAGCACTCCACTGGGGTGGATGGGTCttagaataaacaaaaagagCACTGTAGTGAACAGTTTGTACCAGGGTTATAAATTTTACCAGCTGTAATGAATTTTTGACAACTtatgtctgtctgttttgaaTGGTTAAGTGTGTACTTCTAACTAAATTTATTCCAAGATCACTTAAAATCTACTGAGGCCCTGTAGGGATTTAAGTTTTCTTAATCTAGTGGGACACTGGCAAATTATGTTTTAAAGGAGCTGTCCTGGTTAGTTtcatgtcaacctgacacaagctagagtcaacaGAGAGgtgggaacttcaattgagaaaatacctctataaGATCACTAGcctgaagccaggcattggtggcgcacgcctttaatcccagcacttgggaggcagagacaggtggatctctgtgagttcgaggccagcctggtctccagagcaagtgccaggataggctccaaagctatacagagaaaccctgtcttgaaaaaaaaaatcactagcctgtaaggcattttcttaattagtgattgatgtgggtgggttcagcctattgtgggtgggaCAAGTTTTACAAGAAACTTGAGTTTtacaagaaaacaggctgagtatGCCATGGGAGCAAACCCGTACgaagcatcctccatggcctctaatcatctcctgcctccaagttcctgctctgtttgCGTTCCTATCCTCACTTCCTTCAATGAATAATATGAAAATGTAAGtcaaacactttcctccccaactttgcttttggtcatggtgtttcaatcatcacagcaatagaaactcaaaATACAGGGACACATATTTGAAACTTAAAACACTAGctgaaaatatatatgaatatccTCCAAGTCCATTCCAATCCACAGtgtttcaaaatgtaaaaacacatgTTTTAAGGGGGGTGTTAATTATGCTTATGTTATCGAACCCACACTCAATGTGAATCCAACTAAACAGATCTTTCAGTTGGTCAATATCAGAGCTTTTCTGTTTTGCTATACAAAGCAGCTCCAGGATTGACTTTTGCTTTAAAGAAAAGATTCTGAGCTTTGAGGTCAATCTTTGttaacatttaatttttcacTATCATTTtaacaacttaaaaagaaaaatctgcttactatggaaaaacaaatagtATCACTATACTTCATCTCAGCACTTCCTTGAGTGGATGTTAAACCATAGAAAACTTAAAAGGTATTAAAAAGTTTTTGAGTCTAAAAAAGGACTCTTGGATCTATCTCCAATGGAACAGCCTTTTCTGAactttcttacatttatttggtATATAGCACCTGGCAGATGCTGtgctaaaatgttattttttggttgttatttttggtttttcaagacagggtttctcctggctgtcctggaacttaatctgtagaccaggcttgaattcacagagaactgcccacctctgtctccctggattcaaggtgtgtgccactacctcctggcaactaaaatgctattttaataaatttttataataacCCCATGACCAGTGCTAATACTTCTTATCTTCAAACTTTACATCTCTGAGGAATATGTTCACCAGACTTCAGGCAATGTGGCAGAGCTGAGGTGAAACCCATGCTGTATTAGAGGTAGCACTGGGAAAACTTACTATGAAGCTGTCAATAAGAATTTGATAGAAAAGCTTGATGCAGAACTCAACTACATTGACTTGTGCCATGGTGAAAGTTACTCTTATGGAGTTCAGCATCTATAGTGATAGACTTGCAGTAAAAAAAACTCTTGTCTCTGAGAGTAGCTGTAAGATGAATCACtatagttctgtttttgtttttttttgacagtgttcCATGTAGCTGAGGTGAACCTTGAACTCccaaccttcctgcctccacccatcCCCAAAtgtttggattacaggcatgcactaccatatcTACCCCTCCATTTTTTTCCCTGGGCACAACCTTGCTATATTGTTCATGCTGGTCTAGGATTCAACagtttcctgcctcagcatccctaGAGTTGGGATTACTGGTGCTCATCACCCACTTCTGGCTTCAATAAAATTTGTGAACCAACAGGAGCATTGTTCATTCATGTAACTGAAAATAAGGTTTAAGATACCTTACATAAGAAACACTATTTCTTTCAGACTGGCTTCAATCTTACAAGGTATTCAAGGTATTCTCTACCTCCCAACGCCGGGATTACAGCTCTGTGGCATCATATCTGGCCAACATATACATTTTACTAGCTTGTTTTTCAGTCTGTGACATACACTCATGTTTTTCCTAAATGATTATTCTtggaaacacatgcacacatgtggaaaaTAGATGAATTTAATATGCTTTGTGAAAAGTAGTAATAATGGGACTGTTCTCAGTTATTTCTCTAGCCctgttatataattttaaaggctgTTTGCTAGGGGTATAGTTCGATTTTAGAGTGTATGTTTACCATGTACAAGTCCTAAAATGAACCTACCAAAAAGGTGTCTCATTTCAAATACTGAAATAACTTGCTTTGCTGACTTGTCTGGCTATGGTGCTAATAAAGAGTGATTTTTCTAATACTTTTAGTTCAGTACTCCAAATTTAAGGCCAAATCAaatagtttgattattttctaatATGGAGTAATCTATGCCCAGAGTCTCCTAGACCATGGAGACGTTACAAGCCTATATAGAAAACGTTAGATTGCAAGTACTCTGAGAGGCACTTAATTTACCCAAAGCTACAATTAATAAATCAAAGAACTAAGATGGACTCTACAGTCTTTTGTGCTGTATTATATCCGTTACTGAggcaattaaaaatttaatactTTTTAGGAACCAGACCCTGTGTTAACATTATCTCAATGTTAATGATACAGCACATTTCTGTAATTTCCAGACTTGAAAAACTGAGGCCAGATAggagagtttgaagctagcctgggctatatacatatatatggcaagctcctgtcttaaaaaaaacaaacagaaaaacacacacacacacacacacaaaaaaattgtcTCAACTCACCATTACAATAATCCTATTTAAAAATCTCTagctgtgtgtttccccagcatggtcttgacccctttgctcatcactcctccctctctacagctggattccaggagtttggctcagtgtttagctgtggatctctgcttctgcttccatcagctactagatgaaggctctaggatggcatttaaggtaatcatcaatctcattataggggaagggcattttagATAGCccttccactattgcttagattcttagttggagtcatccttgtagatctctggacatttccctagtgccaggtttttctttaaacctataatggctccctctattatggtatctcttttcttgctctctttctctattcttccctcgagttgcaatcttcctgatccctccccttcccctatcccaccccctcccaattttctcagatcatgaaacccacagaaacagctgacctgagcaagtggcagCACacggactccagtctgacagctggggaaccaggccccctgaacatgggtgtcagttgggaggcaaGCACAGTCTATGAGatctctggcagtgggaccagtatttatccttagtgcacagactttgggggcccattccctatggagggatactctagatactttggggggagggagctaggccctgccccaaataatgtgacagactttgatgatcccccatgggaggtctcaccctccctagggagtggaaagggggtgggatggagagttggtggggggcatgggaggaccagagggagagggaactggattggtatgtaaaagattgtttttaatttaaatatatataaaaaaacctCCAGCTGTGAAAGAATTTCATTAAAGTTAGAAAACCCAAATACTTCAagttataatgttttaaaatcgTTTAAAGCTAGTCATTCTACTAGCTACTTCTCATCCTTTTTATTGCCTTCCACTTGTAGCCACTCTACCATCCTACAGTAATAAGTGGACAATTTAACCCTTTGATCATGTTTCTGTTTGCTTAAATGTGTTTACTCTTATAAATTTTGGTTAACTAAAAGATGAAGCTGGGGTATGTATGATCAAGTAAGATTTATTATGGACAAGTGGTAGAAAACAAGGTTAGTGCTATCCATAGGTTAAGTTCCTGGAATCATATGTAAAGAGACTGTTATTAaaagtttgctttatttttctgtggaGTCAAGTGCTAGCTAGTAATTACAGTTAagatttcttttcaaatgttaTCAGAACAGATATCATCACCTTatcaataattaaataaactAGGTTCCAATGTTTCTGTCCACATTGGATTGTTCAGGTGATCAGGAACTCTTGATTCCTTTAGCTTTGAGTTCTTGATTATAtctataaagaaaacagaaaaatgactcattaacagcaggaaaagagaggatGGGAAGCACACTCTACTTCTTTCCCTTTGTCAAATGGCTACATAACTGTAAATATAAAAGGAACATacagacagaaacaggcagaatGAAAAGTGAAACATTCAAAGAGTTCATTTGCCTCTACTGCGTTTCAGATCTCAGCtgccaaagtttaaaaaaaaaaaaggagcaagtcttcctggaacttgctcggtagaccaggctggcttcgaactcacagatacctgactgcttctgcctcccgagtgctgggattaaaggcatgcaccaccaatgcccggcttactTGTCAAAGTTTTAACTGCTTATATGACATGTTTCCTATATAAacaagtaattttttattttaacacacACACTCGCTTGAGCATATTCACTAGGCTGTGGTAgtacatccctttaatcccagtaagtggatctttgagttcaaggccagcctggtctacagagtgcattccaggacagtctctaaagctacagagaaatcctgtctcaaaaacacaaaacaacaacaaaaactttccaGTGTTCATGGAATACTTTGCAACGAAACCAGTGACCTCACTCTAAATGTTATTCCCATACTACACCCTATACATTTAAAGCTCACTTATTACGTATGGTTGAAAGCAAGTGTAAAGGCTGATCCTGGAAATTAACTGTAAATCATGAGTTTTATATGTTGTGGTAGCTTCCAATgaggaatgtcccccataggctaatgtatgaacacttggtccccagtggtggtgctgtttgggaggttATAGAACCTTTAAGAGGTAGAGCCTTGCTGGAAAAAGTACTGTCACTGACAGCTGGCTTTGAGATTTCACCATCATGCTCCACTTGCtgttctctctcagcttcctatATGTGGATGAAAATTaaccagcttcctgctcctgtagCTATGTTTTCCCTAACTATTGCCATGTCTTTCCTACCATCATAGACTCTGTTCCTCTGGAACTATacgccaaataaaccctctcttctttaaaaattgcttttggtcatggtattttatcacagcagcagaaaattaACTGATATAGTTAtcagagaggggtggggaaagaaagagaaagaaagggggggagAACTACAAAAAATGAGAACCCACTTAGACAATAAACTGCTGGATTTAAAATCTAGGTACCATAAGCTTAGCTACTTTTATCTTATTTGTAACTTTTCAGACTTTGACAGAAATAATACATTTCTACTTCATGCACAATTTTGTCAATATTATGTATGaattacaaacacacatgtacacacacacacacacacacacacacacacacacacacacacacacagccatcctTGGCTTACCTCCATATACGAAAGAGCTGAGAGGCTCCTGCTGACCCCACAAAGAAATTAACAGCGAACAAACTCCAATTTTTTGGTATAATTACAAGTGAGTATCTTGACCAAATAAACCCTGTtgaaacaaatcattttttttaaaggcacagACTCTTCTctcaaaatgcatttaatatttaatatctgAGCAAAGAATAAAGCTATGACAATAATAACAGGATGAACAATGAAATGCTGTGctatgttttaaaaaagtaactttAAGTcttatataaaatcatatatttatataattatatatgacaTAGAAATTCTCATGATATAATTTTTAGTAGTATATAAAATTCTCAGTTCTTACATTAAAGGGAGACTTTGCTAGGAACCAATGCCTAATAACTATTCCATCTTcccactttaaaataaaatcattaaatgaaCATAAAACTAAAGAGTTTTGTTGTATGTGGGTTAATTTTGGTTGTTCACCTAGCCTTTaaaggctgaaccatctcttcagctagTATGTGGTTATTGTATAGCAATCTCTTTCAGGATAACAGGCTCCACCTTGTTAAGAAGTTTAAGACTCAGGatgtttcttttgttattgttgttgggaGGGAAACATGGTGGGGGACTgatttgatcaaaatatatgcatgtatgaaattctcattgAAAATAAAGACTCAGGATGACCTGAAGAGAAGCTAGTTAAAACTCAAAAAGTAATTCAAAAGTATCAGGAAGTTCCTAAAACTGGCCAGAAACACTCAGTCCCTCTTTCATACTCATATAAATAGTAAACAGGGCTGAGAGAGACTCAGACAAGCCAAGCTACCTGGAAGACATTCAGACTAACTGAGTTTAGAAGAAACATTCTCTAATCTGTCAAGCTGCCTGCAGGTTGTGCAGTGAGATTGAGCAACGAGTTCCACATCTGTAACTCACTCCAAGCAAATCACTGGTTCATTGAACTTTAGTGGTATCAACTCCTTATCTGTAGTTAGTAGACATTTTCTCACAGTGAgacatacacattctctctctctctctctctctctctctctctctctctctctctctctctctctctctctctctctggaagctTTTAGTTTACCTGTAGCCATCAGCACAGTAGATTGTGCTGTGCTGAGTTTCTCTGCAGGTCTGGCCATGTCAGCTAATCCAGCACACACCAATCCCTGCAAATACACAGGAAGGGCATCAGGAGTGAGGTGTAGTAATTGTGAATTTACACATGATAGCTATATTCATAATATTGtccataacattaaaaaaaattccagagcATGACAAGAAGCTACAACAAATTCAAGAGtactttctccttttgttttctgtctctattgtttttatttaaagaagtaCCAGAAAAGTTACAATTTtagttgttttccttattttgttatttttataaacgTGCTTATTTTGTGAGCATctacacatgccacagtgcacatgtagaggtcataggacaaGTTGAaggagtgagttctctccttaCACGAAGTAGGTCCCAGAAATTGAACTTAGGTTTAGTCaaaggtgcctttacccactgagcttaCTGGCcctagatgattttttttttttaacattaaagtACACATGGCCATATCttctttattgtgtattttaaaaagatttttattttttatgtgtatgagcattttgacTGCGTGCGTGCGTGTCACCTGTGTgtaatgcccatggaggccagacaaGGGCATTGTaagccctgaaactggagttaaagctGGCAGTGAAGcatcatgtagatgctgggaatctggtatctacaagagcagcaagtgctgtaaCCTGAGCCACCCCTCAGCCCCACTCCTACTCCTGCTGTGTCTTTAGTGTCTTTTATAGAATCACCCACACATATTCCTAATGTCAGCATTACACACAAGCTTGGTAATAAGGGGTTCTGCAATTCAAGATATTTGGGGGACTAAGGGAAGTTTAAGGCCTGTGTCTCAACTACAGAGTAAGTTAAAAGGTCAGTGTAGGTATCTTAATGAAGTCttattccaaaaacaaaacaaaacaaaacaaaacaaaacaagggatgAGAATCAAAAGTTCAATCAAAAGTAatctgggcaatttagtgagtatgtctcaaaacaaaaggtaaaaagaGGGTGAGGATATAATTCCATGATAGAGTATGTGTGCTATCTATGCATGAggccagaaacaaaaacaaaatttaaaaacccaaaccaaagcaTTTGGTAACCCATAATTTGGTAATTACACCTAAATAATATGTAACTGCCTCTTGTTACTCTTTAGTTCACATGTTGACTAACAGAACACAAAGGGCTGACATTTCACTTGCACAGTAATAGTGTGTTAGGCTGGGGATGCACTTCAATGGTAGCACactacttgcctagcatatgcaggCCCTGGGAGCAACCCATACTGCAAATCAACTAAAAGAAAAGGGATTATGTCTGATCAAAGATCTTGAGGAGGCTAAATGTCCATTATGATGTTTGgagatgagaaagaagaaaaaggggagaCAAATGCTATCAATAAGGACTCTGCCCAGCATGCAAATGTTGCCTGTGCCTACCTttaaaggcctttttttttttaaatatgaatctctGTAGAATGGGCTGCCTTCCAACTGACCTGGCTCCTctgagtgtgctgggattaaaggtgtggctacCACAACCATGCTAAAAGCCTTTCCTTATGCCTGACTGCTGTAGCAGCACAAAGCCTCCCATCTTCCAAAGTGCTAGACCTTGAATAAACCTGATTTCCTTTCCACCAACTCTTAGTTCTACAGTACTGGCTTTCAAGCAGCAACTCAATGGGTATTATTCAGTTACAAAACCAAGCAAATTCTGTAATGCAGTAACCCGGAGGGCACATTCAGCAAAATAAACCAGTCATGAACTCTCTCtccatgggactggagagatggttcagcagttaggagtgcttgttgctcttgcagaggaccagaattaGTTTCCTAGCACCCATACTGGGCAGTTCACAgatgcctctaactccagcttcagggaatctgacatcctcttttggcctcctcaggtaccagcAACATGTGCAAATACAAGCACAccaacataaatctttaaaaaacattgcaTGATTTCACTTCCATGACATACCTAGAACAGCCCAATTCATAGAGACAACCAACAAGTAGAGTGGTAGTTTTAGAGAAAAGAGCAGTGTGTAGGGGAGCGTGTAACGGTCCTAAAGTCTCCAAGATATAAACCAGATTGGCTATGTGATAATGCACTGAGCACTATCtggatatatatttaaaatacaaaagcaaaaatgattAAGATggtcattttatgtgtattttgctaTATCAAAAGAGTttacaggaggatctctgtgagttcaaggccagcctactctgtagagtgagttctaggacagacttcaaagctacagagaaaccctgtctcaaaaaaccaaaacagaccaGCAGTTTTCAACTTAGTGGCCACTAGAATCACCTGTAGAGGTTGTTAAAACAGATCCCTTTCAACATAAATTCAATGATTTGCTACAAACAGCCactagaatatatacatatatatatgtacttatatGTGGAATAGAGTGAAAGTAATAATCTTGGAGTCAGAAGTCGTAGGCTCTATCATTTACACCAAATGCTTTTATGTAATACATGTATTAGACAGAATCATATATactagactggtctcaaattctaTATATACATGGCCAGAGGACAGACTTAAACCCTTGATCTTGCTATCTTTGACATCCAAGTACTTTGATAAATAGGCTGTACCACCATGAGTGGCTCTGTATGTTATGTTAAAGAAATGTGTGTCCAGcttggcagtggtgacacacacctttaatcccaacattttggaggcaggcaggcggatctctgtgagtttaaggccagcctggtctacagagcaagtctcaggacaggctccaaagctacagagaaccctCGTCTGCTCAGGAGGgggtacaaaacaaaacaaaacaaaacaaaacaaaacaaaacaaaacaaaaaaacaataagaaaggTGTATCCAGAGGCCCTTTCTGATAAACTAAGAGTTTAGATAAACTAAGGAAGGTAAAGTATAtcctttataagatttatctcaaattaataaatttctatcaaggaattaattaattaactccTGTTAAGACTTACCCATTTCATTATTGGAGCCCAGAAAAAAACTGTTCTGGGGcctggaaaataaaagaaagaaaaattcagaaataatcaaatatattatatgcattcCTTTATCAGCTAACACCAAATTCTGCCCTGCTTTCTACACTCTTTGTATTAACATTTAGAAAGGTACAAAAACATAATATCAATCTTCTATGTGTCTTTCTGTATTTATCACATTGAAAATGAGCTAAGGTGAGCCAGGTGTTACgcacagtcctttaatcccaggactcgggggGCACAGGCAGGCTCGTCTCTGAtgagtc is part of the Cricetulus griseus strain 17A/GY chromosome 5, alternate assembly CriGri-PICRH-1.0, whole genome shotgun sequence genome and encodes:
- the Mpc2 gene encoding mitochondrial pyruvate carrier 2, with protein sequence MAAAGARGLRASYHRLMDKVELLLPEKLRPLYNHPAGPRTVFFWAPIMKWGLVCAGLADMARPAEKLSTAQSTVLMATGFIWSRYSLVIIPKNWSLFAVNFFVGSAGASQLFRIWRYNQELKAKGIKSS